A single region of the Marinobacter salinus genome encodes:
- a CDS encoding DUF1833 family protein, whose amino-acid sequence MSILRKAYASADSEIIRTLEISPAGADPIRVCTGYEDLTLTLENGSEADFVAGPVDIKEPKKTTGGRQILRFAIANVTSVAQEAVEQALESGAQVPVTYRKYVNADLSAPAALPVEMVLVGGSFNGLMLTIEASYMDPLNRAYPRDQYTNDVAPGLRYI is encoded by the coding sequence ATGTCAATTTTACGTAAGGCCTACGCCAGCGCCGACAGTGAGATCATCCGCACGCTGGAAATCAGCCCAGCCGGAGCCGATCCGATTCGCGTCTGCACCGGCTATGAAGATCTGACTCTGACGCTTGAAAACGGCAGCGAGGCGGACTTTGTGGCGGGCCCCGTGGATATTAAGGAGCCAAAGAAGACGACAGGTGGTCGGCAGATCTTGCGCTTTGCCATCGCTAATGTGACCAGCGTGGCTCAGGAGGCTGTCGAGCAGGCGCTGGAATCCGGCGCCCAGGTGCCGGTTACCTATCGCAAGTATGTTAATGCGGACCTTTCCGCCCCGGCTGCCTTACCGGTTGAGATGGTCCTGGTGGGCGGCAGCTTTAACGGTCTGATGCTGACCATCGAGGCCAGCTACATGGACCCGCTGAATCGAGCCTATCCCCGCGATCAATACACCAACGATGTAGCCCCCGGGCTGAGGTATATCTGA